Part of the Lolium rigidum isolate FL_2022 chromosome 6, APGP_CSIRO_Lrig_0.1, whole genome shotgun sequence genome, ATCCTCAACCTTATCTATCTTTGTTCCAACTCGAATACTTTTTAACTCCTTAACTACTAGTCAGTTCGGCTTGACTTCTCTCCTCGGAAAAGTTAATTTAAATCAGAGTATTCGTTAGTCAGCACCCAAATTATTGACTGGCTTTTCATTTGAAAGGAATTTGGGTAATACCACTCAGGATTTGTTATAGTTGAATAGTTAGCGATCTAAATTTGGAGGGCTTTCTTTGGAATTATTTAAAAAATGTAAAGTGCAATTAGGAGAAAAGAACGAAAGCATAACTGTCAGTTGAAATTAAAAATATGCTTTGTGTGACATTAAATTGGTATCACTAGGTTAAACTGTGACCATGTATCATATAAACCACATACCATTGGAGTAATTCTTCGTATTTGACACCCGTTGCGTATGTACATTGTGTCAGTTATGGATGCAGTCCACAAGTTTGGCGATGGCTCAGCAAGTTTGGTACACTTTGATTTCTTGTTCTTATTTTCGCTGTTTAATTTTCTTTATTCCCCCTCTTATAATTTCCAGTTTTGAAACagatttttttatttaatttcccTCTAAATATTTCactatttatttatttgaaaTACATTGATATTTTTAAAAGCACATGAACATGTAATTGGATGAATATAAACTCTGTTTTTTAAATATATGAACATTTATCTAAAAGCTgataaaaattattttgttacttGTGCGAACATTATTAATTTATAAAAGCATGAGCATTTTATTTAATACATGTACATTTCGTATATACTATATGAACTCAtttttaaaatagataaatttgctaaaaatattttttaatataTAATTTTCACTGAAACTATTTTCTTAGATTGtaaatttaaaaataaatataCATTTCTGAAATTTACATGTAGAAAAATATACCTGCTTATGTGGCAAGCTCGAGACGTGTGAAACAGGAGTTTCCATAGCAGCACGCAAAATGCAGAGGATCCTGGGTGGCATGGCATGCAGTCACATGGCAGCCGTCCACACAAGGACAACATTCACCGGATCGGAAGCTTCTTCATCTTCCCACTTTATCAAACTTGGCACACAGGCAAAGCAAACTTTTAGCCCAGGTCCCCGTAGTCCTACTCCAATGATGAGTCCACGTTCTACACACTCCGGCGACGGAGCTTGTAGTAGCTTGTTGCTTGACGCGTCGTCGTGCGATCACGAAGGGCAGTCCAAACTTGGGCTCGCAGGCGCACATGCACTTGTTTCAACGACCGCGTTCGTCGGTGGCTCCAGCGAAGGGATCGTCGCTCGTCCGTGGCCGCCGATCGAGCTCGCAGCTCCATAATGCACGCTCATGTGGCCGACCTGCCCCGCGGACCCACGGATTTAGGGGCCGCCACATGGTGGTGGGTCGTCGCCATCGAGCTAGCCTAGCAGAGGGTTTTATCAGCTACTGATTCTACCACCCTTGATGCACCTGTACAATCAATGTAATCCTACCGCATAGCGGCGCATATACCTGTTTCCATTGGAGCCAACCCCAACTAATATTCTTCGATAACCACTCTGTGGACTGTGACAGCAGCATAAGAAGGTTGGCCGAGAGGAGGAGGGCCAGCAGAGCTTTCTTACCAAGCTGGTagacacctctctctctctcgtaggCTCCTTCTGGTAGTTAGCCAGCGCCCCAACACTCGTCGTGGATAGGATGCGCCGGCCGGCAGTGGGGATGGCAATGGCCCCGGCCCTCGTGCTGGCGGTCCTGGCCGTCGCGGCGGCCACGGCCGTTGCGGCTGACGGAGACGTCAAGTGCGCCGAGTGCGGGACGGGCACGGTGCCTGcgctgcctccgccgccgccgtactACTACTACAGCCCGCCACCCCCGGCGTCCTACCCCGGTGTGACCGGCTGCCCGCCGCCACCAGGTGGCTACATCTCGATCGGGGGCTCGCCGCCGGGCCGCATGTACCCGCAGGACCCCGGCTTCATGCCCTCCAGCGCGCCGCCGATGCACGGGACCAGCTTCGCCGCCGTTCCCTTCATGGTATGCGCGCTCGCCGCGCTGGCCACCCTTCGAGCGTTTTGGTGATCGACCGCAAGCATCGCACGACCGTCGTCGTCTCCGATACGCCGCGACTCAAGGACGCGCCAAAGGCATGCCGGCGGCGTTCCATGTGTTCCCTGTGTATGCATTCACCTTCTATTATCTAATAGTTCTTTCTCCGGGCCGTATGGTTTATAGTGCAATGCACCCATGTTTTTTCGATTTTTGTTTCTTTCTACGGAGGACCTTTCACTTGTATACGGAGTAACATATTAGTTTCAGATCAGTGGAACTAGCAGGTCATTGCGGGTGTTATTTATCAGCGATCTCTTTGACTTTTTTCATTGAAAAACATATTTCTTCCTGCTCGATAGGCAGAGAAGCGTGGCTCGACTGGCGGATTTCAAGATCCACATTTTGACAGCTCGGTTCGGTAGAGTGGATATCTATACGACTGTCAATGATTAGTACTACTGCTACTTCATGCTTCCTCTGTTCTTCCTTGGCCAAATCTCTTACTTAAAAAGAAGAAGATTGCCTAATTATTCATGAGAAAATGGGGTGAAAACCTCACAACAAAAGCACAAATGAACAGCTCTAAAAGCAAGCAACCTTTCGACCGACTAAACAAACCAACAAACTCTCTCAATCTACGAACGCTGCAAAGAAAACCACCACACTAACGGACACGACAATCCGAAACAGGTCCCACTATCAAGCAGCTGCTAAAGCTTTCCTTGCGCCagtcttctttcttttttctcctgATAGACTTCTTCACCTTCCTAAGTATGCCCTCTCAAGCCTTCCCCTCCAAGATGCAAGAAATCTTCTTGCCATATCTATGGCTAGCTACCTCCAAACTGATGAGTAAGTCGCAAACCTCTCTCGGAAAGAGAAGCTCAAAGTTAGATGCCACCATACCTGCCTCATCTACCATACCACTCATTTACAACACATGCCCAATAGGCACATATGAGAGAGTGGCAAAAGCAACCAAACCTCCACTATCCACAAAGGCAGGCGGTCGGCAGGTCTCTGATAACAGTGGTGAGGtcgcactagtagaaaatgggcatcaccccctttagtcccggtagccccacaaaccgggactaaaggccctccacGTGAGCTGCGGGCGCGCTAGGGCCGCAGCGGaggacatttagtcccggtttgtaagatCAAATGGGACTAAAGTCCTCcacatgtattttttttattctattttttctattttttccagaatttctagtatttgagTTATTTGACCAGTTTAGTCTCTAGCTACACTTaacctctagtcaaattacttattgATAGTCAAACTTCCGGATCGGTCACCCATCATCAAACTAATCTAGCACTAAcacgcttaacttctgagttTTCTTTCGTCCCGCTTTCAAGTACTTTGCACACATGttattgatattagtatcatataAATCCTATTAACCTCTTGatcacgatgtcacacttctttttgtttgaatttcaaataattattttcataaacaaaagtcatgaagtaataataatgttgaataaataaataacaatttttttgcaaaacctaaagtctgaatttttcatattttcctttggcagtttgagaatctaaaaattggctaaacgACTGTagatatatttttatatattacACATTTTTCGAGttggtatgcaaaagttattgtcaTCTTACCGAAAAATAcagttttttttgtaaaataagtcaaaattcatgtttgttattttatAATAACTATATCTCCTAACCTACTTACATCTAAaaggatttttaattttttattttctatcattttcttttgtattttacaaagctaaaaaggTGATCCACGGGGAGTGGGGGTGTGCGGAGCAAAAAAAAACTAGACAATCTTTAGTCCAGGTTGGTGTCGACAACCGGACCTAAAGATAGACCTTTTAGTCCCCGTTGAggacaccaaccgagactaaatacTTCAGCACCACCCGCATCCTGCCGCAATCCCTTTAATCCCGGATGGTGTCTCCAACAAGGACTACAGGTCCCGTTTGAACTGGGACTAAAACCGTGCGGCGTCCTAGCCGTTGGAACATAGACTAATGCTTGATTattgcatttttagcatgttttttcattactattttatcaagttatcatcaagtagtggtaggattttttgtatttcaccgcgctaccgctcccttttatgcttgtctacacaaaatcttaaaataataagtcaataatgaaatatcaatgaaaactgtcattttctggcattttgacgtgataaaaatcatttttgcacttaataatgcgCATGGATGAAAGGACAACGCGGGGATAGCTTCCAGGagttttaacgggcatcggtatgggcaaggcccgcccgtaccgtccgcccgtaccatCCTCCAGgaccgcctcgtcaaatactttcacctcccgcGGACGGATCAGAGATCAGACACACACAGCTCCGCGAAACCAAGAAACATCGCCCCAGATTATATCTCAAGAgggaactttggagaagacaagagctgggctgctacgtggatcctcggaggacaaggcatcatcccttcatcatcatcaaccgctgcacctccatcatcatcatcatcatcctccaaccatatttgtaatcttgattgctattgtggatttgtattcgagTTCGTTTCATTCCTTTAATTCATTCCACAAGAttgtgatgatgttcttgatcgtctccatgtgtgagtagtcttattagttcttggggaggtggagaaaccctagcatgaatatgagatgaatctgaGATGATCTATGATTTTAactattaatgtgtgttagttttctctcttgTTATTACATGTTGTGCATCATGTAATATTGCCTATTGGTCTTGAGAGGGAACtactctttgaagtgtggtaaagtgaagGGCGGGAAGTGACATTACCATATCGGCTCGTTGACACATAAATAAGGGGGATACTAGGAATTTACGAAGCTCATATCGATGACCATGGGGTACACCCCTTAATAGTACTAGTCAATATGTGGCTGCATAAGGCTAGAtgatgtggttatttagagatgcgatgaccaaTGGCTTTCTGGACGCATCTTATGACGGAGCTCTCTCACACACAACATGCTTGAAAGCATATTTTATCTTAATTAATATGAGTCTtagtgctagaggtggatccaataatcactgagaacactttgtcttattaagttCCAACCATTTTTTCATACAACAttttactgctttatttacttttcctgtaaccatttacaacacccTATTTAAtcattttgagattagaaaataattattaagtaatctttagtagaaagtatcaaggggcattaagaccctAACCAATAGCTCCTCGTGGTTTGATACTCTagcttatttcgaaactagctacaattatCTATGTTCTTGCAGTTACCAATGCTCACATTAGTCTGGGTTCCAAACATGGTCGGCAGGCCGGGACTAATGCTCCGGGAAGCTCTGAACAAATACTTATTTTCTACTAGTGGCGTCATGGCCACCACCAAGGCCTCCAACAAGCTCAGCTCCACCTTTAGAAACACAGATAATTCCGCACATAGCTCCTGCAAGTAGGGCATAATCTACAGAAATGGTGCCATGACTTTGGTGATGACCGCACTCCGAGGTAGAACGTCTTCGCATGCAGATCACGAGGAGATAAATATCCATAGAAGCATCCAACCCTCTCATCAACAAAAACAGCCTAGGAGCTCAAGAAGTAAAAGCCCAACCAACGCAACTTGAAGTTTTGCTACAGCATCCTCCGCCCTCGCCAAAACATCCCAACATGCGCAAGGCAGACGCCAAGATCAGTGTGAAGTAGCTCAGCTTCCTCCAGGAGGACATGCTACAAAGGCACATCAGCCGGGTAGCATTGTTGGTGTGTGCAAGCTAGAGGGGCTGCAACATGCATGTTGCAGGAGGTGGGGGAGGCGGTGAAGCAGCACATTGGAGCGGTGTAGAATAATCAGCTCATGGCTTAGCACCTAGAAGCTTTGCCCAATAATTACTCAATAATTATAACTGTATATGTGGTGACACTACAACAAGTGTGTCAATTTGTtgcgactccaagtgcagagtgatgCATCAAGAGACATTTTACCTACAAGGGTAACTtgaggtttatatcgaactctcggggaacaaaGGCGAAGCTTCTTCCAACCTCGTTTAGCAACCTGCAAAGCAAAATCTTTATCTTGTGCCCCCAACTCTTCCGTGTCGTTTTCAAGCACAAGGCTTCGGTATTAGTAAAGTAAATTAGCAATAAATAAAATACTagaaagaaaattaaaactaTAAAGCTTTATCTTGTGCCCCCAACTCTTCCGTGTGGTTTAATTTGCAACTAACCAATTCTTCTTTTTGTTCTTTGCAGAGGCTGCCGATATTCCTGTTGACGCCTTAGACAAACTTCCAGATAATTCTCTCGTCGACACTTTGTCATTGACTCTTGAATCTAGCAAGCTCATCCAAGCTCTTCTCCAGAAGAATAAAGGAGTCATGTCGAGGATGCACTCAATGATTTTCCCCAAGGCCGACCAAAACAAAACTTTAGGACAACTGACAGATGCTTTTGTTGTCGACACGAAGGaaattatcgaggtattcaaatgcCCCTCACGCACCTACGACGTTCTTCTAgctttccaacttat contains:
- the LOC124663319 gene encoding leucine-rich repeat extensin-like protein 1, encoding MRRPAVGMAMAPALVLAVLAVAAATAVAADGDVKCAECGTGTVPALPPPPPYYYYSPPPPASYPGVTGCPPPPGGYISIGGSPPGRMYPQDPGFMPSSAPPMHGTSFAAVPFMVCALAALATLRAFW